A region from the Salminus brasiliensis chromosome 22, fSalBra1.hap2, whole genome shotgun sequence genome encodes:
- the kansl1a gene encoding KAT8 regulatory NSL complex subunit 1 isoform X3 — MAAMAPALTDAPAEARHIRLKLAAASSGLSPGSAENNGNATNLLLSSSVSASTATAANGKRRLPPDSEDGCRSCCCNGKGQPQEPLSLGKLQPLVASYLCSDVAPVAKESLKVQGVLKSHSLLNGSLFHGAEGGDFLLRKALSGGGQAKGLVNGRRAVGTGGSAMVPVNGLAKKAAVPSTALPEKGCVATVNGDNTKPPTSGEALLPLSSKSGDVMPLISAPRGDGKHQRESLDVFSRAPEDTGLAPHSLEVKSEAGCPPSCGRLQSSRSRALTETSSDSTDRLEDPQASQAPRCPSPTSSLNLEALLQERAQQSRRRHTDLSGRLQRLCKRLQVVQAKQVERHVRQQVSGFLDCALTQSFAFSRRADLHTDSLGHFLKGGSVPSELEKLHLSGSTNLRTAEAQFDSDATESSSGGESDVEEEELSRVDIEQRHVKLWRRAEGRFALERASIISRWTWLQAHISDLEYRIRQQADIYRQIRTSKGSVELGDTATSGQTRADKADPLSTQSAAEGLSQFSRSQTDRSVNSFLHSGMTEVSASDSSCTSARVRPLTSCKRRRLIQPSTVQNLNGKVQRVCCSPTRQCDVNASCVMCGGDRLPSKAELPYERPLVERVALHDPNIHPTLSLPSDMPLCVQFQRVLKSHWQTRRVEKLKPTKKISLKHKVSLFSSSSSTSALSKHKFRLSNSHMAAVRLSRHKSRSEKARRQQAEGSVHVPALDTHTTPPTHTPCRTERLLDRSLNRKRTREHSLDRTESPKLLMDAGSPCPSQSSTQPSTPSSLSRQLSLPTDISTPLASSSQPGSGSGSMPIRKRRSENSFDINNIVIPMSVAATTRVEKLQYKEIITPSWREVDVLSRPLCDEDEDENVEVEDVSDAAFSQLHQKYEDQERSRWRWTAQTPATRRGSRSYKSLDGRTTPSLSGTNPSTPQPSSPDTGHFHLLQDYGPVPSPLSPPSPDTPCSRDAHTPHSRDAHRLGYSEDTRCSTPDCTYEEKTVQPWEHRSFPLSEDPVAEPQTEPTPHHQRLPLGLRTTSHCRAGSESEASSP, encoded by the exons ATGGCTGCGATGGCGCCCGCTCTGACCGACGCCCCAGCCGAAGCCCGCCACATCCGCTTGAAGCTGGCCGCTGCCTCCTCCGGTCTCTCCCCCGGCAGCGCTGAGAACAACGGCAACGCCACCAATCTCCTCCTGTCCTCTTCCGTCTCCGCCTCCACTGCCACAGCCGCGAACGGCAAGCGCCGCCTCCCGCCGGACTCCGAGGACGGCTGCCGGAGCTGCTGTTGCAACGGCAAGGGCCAGCCGCAAGAGCCCCTGAGCCTGGGCAAGCTGCAGCCGCTGGTGGCGTCCTACCTGTGCTCGGATGTGGCGCCTGTGGCGAAGGAGTCTCTGAAGGTGCAGGGTGTCCTGAAGAGCCACAGCCTGCTGAACGGCTCGCTGTTCCACGGCGCTGAGGGTGGAGATTTCCTGCTGCGGAAGGCGCTGAGCGGAGGCGGACAGGCGAAGGGACTAGTCAACGGAAGAAGAGCAGTAGGAACAGGGGGGAGCGCCATGGTTCCTGTTAACGGCCTAGCCAAAAAAGCGGCCGTGCCCAGCACGGCTCTGCCTGAGAAAGGTTGCGTTGCCACGGTGAACGGAGACAACACGAAACCTCCGACCAGCGGCGAAGCTTTGCTGCCCCTGTCGTCGAAGTCGGGAGATGTCATGCCTTTGATTTCTGCACCGCGGGGTGACGGCAAACACCAGAGGGAGTCGTTGGACGTCTTTAGTCGAGCGCCAGAGGACACGGGTCTTGCCCCGCACAGTTTGGAGGTGAAATCCGAAGCGGGCTGCCCGCCCTCTTGTGGCCGGTTACAATCTTCCAGATCCAGAGCGCTTACGGAAACGAGCAGCGACAGCACTGACCGCCTCGAAGACCCCCAGGCTTCCCAAGCCCCTCGCTGCCCTtcccccacctcctccctcAACCTGGAGGCTCTGCTGCAGGAGCGGGCCCAGCAGAGCCGACGCAGGCACACGGACCTCTCGGGGCGGCTGCAGCGCCTCTGTAAAAGACTGCAGGTGGTGCAGGCAAAGCAGGTGGAGCGGCACGTCCGGCAGCAGGTCTCTGGATTTCTGGACTGTGCCCTGACTCAGAGCTTTGCCTTCAGCCGCAGAGCCGACTTGCATACGGACTCCCTGGGCCACTTCCTGAAGGGAGGCTCCGTCCCGTCCGAGCTGGAGAAGTTGCACCTGAGCGGTAGCACTAACCTGCGGACAGCGGAGGCGCAGTTTGACTCGGACGCCACGGAGAGCAGCTCGGGGGGCGAGAGTGACGTGGAGGAAGAGGAGCTCTCCAGGGTGGACATTGAGCAGAGACACGTCAAACT GTGGAGAAGAGCAGAAGGACGATTCGCTCTGGAGAGAGCCTCCATCATAAGCCGCTGGACGTGGCTGCAGGCCCACATATCGGACCTGGAGTACCGCATCCGCCAGCAGGCCGACATCTACCGGCAGATCCGCACAAGCAAG GGCTCTGTGGAGCTGGGAGACACTGCCACCTCAGGCCAGACCAGGGCAGATAAAGCAGACCCCCTGTCCACCCAGAGTGCCGCAGAGGGTCTCAGCCAGTTCAGCAGGTCTCAGACTGACCGGTCAGTGAACAGCTTCCTCCACAG tgGCATGACTGAGGTTTCTGCCTCCGACAGCAGCTGCACGTCTGCCCGCGTTCGGCCTCTGACCAGCTGCAAACGACGGCGCCTTATTCAACCCAGCACGGTCCAGAACCTCAACGGCAAG GTACAGAGAGTGTGTTGTTCTCCGACGAGACAGTGTGACGTGAACGCCTCCTGCGTGATGTGTGGGGGCGACCGCCTCCCGTCCAAAGCAGAACTGCCGTATGAGCGCCCTCTGGTGGAGAGGGTGGCCCTCCACGACCCCAACATTCATCCCACGCTCTCCCTGCCGTCAG ACATGCCTCTCTGTGTGCAGTTCCAGAGAGTGCTGAAGTCCCACTGGCAGACTCGGCgtgtagagaaactgaagccTACGAAAAAGATCTCGCTCAAACACAAGGTCTCCCTCTTCTCCTCGTCTTCATCAACGTCCGCACTGTCCAAACACAAGTTCAGGCTCTCCAACTCGCACATGGCTGCAGTTA GGTTGTCTCGTCATAAGAGCAGGTCCGAGAAGGCGCGGAGGCAGCAGGCTGAGGGCAGCGTGCATGTGCCTGCGCTGGACACGCACACCACacctcccacacacaccccctgCAGGACGGAGCGCCTGCTGGACAGGAGCCTGAACCGCAAGAGGACCAGAGAGCACTCGCTGGACAGAACCGAGT CCCCTAAGCTGCTGATGGACGCGGGAAGCCCCTGTCCGTCTCAGTCCAGCACACAGCCGTCCACCCCAAGCTCCCTGAGCAGACAGCTGTCCCTCCCCACAGACATCTCCACGCCGCTGGCCTCCAGCAGCCAGCCTGGCTCTGGCTCCGGCTCCATG CCAATACGAAAGAGGAGAAGTGAAAACTCGTTTGACATCAACAACATAGTCATCCCCATGTCCGTGGCGGCCACTACCAGAGTGGAGAAGCTTCAGTACAAGGAGATCATCACACCAAG TTGGAGGGAGGTGGATGTGCTCTCCAGACCTCTCTGCGATGAGGATGAAGACGAAAACGTAGAG GTGGAGGACGTGTCTGACGCTGCTTTCTCGCAGCTCCATCAGAAGTATGAGGATCAGGAGCGCTCTCGCTGGAGGTGGACAGCTCAGACGCCAGCCACGAGGAGAGGCAGCAG GTCGTACAAGTCTTTGGATGGGCGGACTACGCCGTCTCTGAGCGGCACAAACCCGTCGACCCCTCAGCCGTCGTCCCCGGACACCGGGCACTTCCACCTGCTGCAGGATTACGGCCCCGTCCCATCCCCTCTGAGCCCTCCCAGCCCTGATACGCCCTGCTCCCGCGacgcacacacacctcactcaAGAGACGCCCACCGGCTGGGTTACAGCGAGGACACGCGCTGCTCCACACCAGACTGCACTTACGAGGAGAAG ACGGTGCAGCCGTGGGAGCACAGGAGTTTCCCCCTCTCCGAGGACCCAGTCGCGGAGCCCCAGACGGAGCCGACTCCCCACCACCAGAGACTCCCCCTGGGCCTTCGGACCACCAGCCACTGCAGAGCCGGCTCAGAAAGCGAAGCTTCTTCACCGTGA
- the kansl1a gene encoding KAT8 regulatory NSL complex subunit 1 isoform X2: MWQFLWGVPSIQWSGPSKNAPRKDIGEPWWTGVRVLGTQGSQVLIEVPSTSQPAGLKGSDAHVSPSGHASYHRTSPEVLWSSCLEWSDLLWWHKRDCHSIRLSRWAGVPERRSRLVLPFPQPCMAAMAPALTDAPAEARHIRLKLAAASSGLSPGSAENNGNATNLLLSSSVSASTATAANGKRRLPPDSEDGCRSCCCNGKGQPQEPLSLGKLQPLVASYLCSDVAPVAKESLKVQGVLKSHSLLNGSLFHGAEGGDFLLRKALSGGGQAKGLVNGRRAVGTGGSAMVPVNGLAKKAAVPSTALPEKGCVATVNGDNTKPPTSGEALLPLSSKSGDVMPLISAPRGDGKHQRESLDVFSRAPEDTGLAPHSLEVKSEAGCPPSCGRLQSSRSRALTETSSDSTDRLEDPQASQAPRCPSPTSSLNLEALLQERAQQSRRRHTDLSGRLQRLCKRLQVVQAKQVERHVRQQVSGFLDCALTQSFAFSRRADLHTDSLGHFLKGGSVPSELEKLHLSGSTNLRTAEAQFDSDATESSSGGESDVEEEELSRVDIEQRHVKLWRRAEGRFALERASIISRWTWLQAHISDLEYRIRQQADIYRQIRTSKGSVELGDTATSGQTRADKADPLSTQSAAEGLSQFSRSQTDRGMTEVSASDSSCTSARVRPLTSCKRRRLIQPSTVQNLNGKVQRVCCSPTRQCDVNASCVMCGGDRLPSKAELPYERPLVERVALHDPNIHPTLSLPSDMPLCVQFQRVLKSHWQTRRVEKLKPTKKISLKHKVSLFSSSSSTSALSKHKFRLSNSHMAAVRLSRHKSRSEKARRQQAEGSVHVPALDTHTTPPTHTPCRTERLLDRSLNRKRTREHSLDRTESPKLLMDAGSPCPSQSSTQPSTPSSLSRQLSLPTDISTPLASSSQPGSGSGSMPIRKRRSENSFDINNIVIPMSVAATTRVEKLQYKEIITPSWREVDVLSRPLCDEDEDENVEVEDVSDAAFSQLHQKYEDQERSRWRWTAQTPATRRGSRSYKSLDGRTTPSLSGTNPSTPQPSSPDTGHFHLLQDYGPVPSPLSPPSPDTPCSRDAHTPHSRDAHRLGYSEDTRCSTPDCTYEEKTVQPWEHRSFPLSEDPVAEPQTEPTPHHQRLPLGLRTTSHCRAGSESEASSP, encoded by the exons atgtggCAGttcctgtggggtgttcccagcatccagtggtcaggaccttccaaaaatgctccaaggaaggatatTGGTGAACCCTGGTGGACTGGCGTCAGGGTtctgggcacccaaggctcacagGTGCTCATCGAGGTCCCGTCCACCTCACAACCCgcagggcttaaaggatctgatGCCCATGTTAGTCCTAGTGGTCACGCCAGCTACCACAGGACAtctccagaggtcttgtggagttcatgtctcgaatggtcagatctgttgtggtggcacaagaggGACTGtcacagtattag GCTCAGTAGGTGGGCCGGTGTCCCGGAGCGGAGGAGCAGGCTGGTGTTGCCCTTTCCCCAGCCCTGCATGGCTGCGATGGCGCCCGCTCTGACCGACGCCCCAGCCGAAGCCCGCCACATCCGCTTGAAGCTGGCCGCTGCCTCCTCCGGTCTCTCCCCCGGCAGCGCTGAGAACAACGGCAACGCCACCAATCTCCTCCTGTCCTCTTCCGTCTCCGCCTCCACTGCCACAGCCGCGAACGGCAAGCGCCGCCTCCCGCCGGACTCCGAGGACGGCTGCCGGAGCTGCTGTTGCAACGGCAAGGGCCAGCCGCAAGAGCCCCTGAGCCTGGGCAAGCTGCAGCCGCTGGTGGCGTCCTACCTGTGCTCGGATGTGGCGCCTGTGGCGAAGGAGTCTCTGAAGGTGCAGGGTGTCCTGAAGAGCCACAGCCTGCTGAACGGCTCGCTGTTCCACGGCGCTGAGGGTGGAGATTTCCTGCTGCGGAAGGCGCTGAGCGGAGGCGGACAGGCGAAGGGACTAGTCAACGGAAGAAGAGCAGTAGGAACAGGGGGGAGCGCCATGGTTCCTGTTAACGGCCTAGCCAAAAAAGCGGCCGTGCCCAGCACGGCTCTGCCTGAGAAAGGTTGCGTTGCCACGGTGAACGGAGACAACACGAAACCTCCGACCAGCGGCGAAGCTTTGCTGCCCCTGTCGTCGAAGTCGGGAGATGTCATGCCTTTGATTTCTGCACCGCGGGGTGACGGCAAACACCAGAGGGAGTCGTTGGACGTCTTTAGTCGAGCGCCAGAGGACACGGGTCTTGCCCCGCACAGTTTGGAGGTGAAATCCGAAGCGGGCTGCCCGCCCTCTTGTGGCCGGTTACAATCTTCCAGATCCAGAGCGCTTACGGAAACGAGCAGCGACAGCACTGACCGCCTCGAAGACCCCCAGGCTTCCCAAGCCCCTCGCTGCCCTtcccccacctcctccctcAACCTGGAGGCTCTGCTGCAGGAGCGGGCCCAGCAGAGCCGACGCAGGCACACGGACCTCTCGGGGCGGCTGCAGCGCCTCTGTAAAAGACTGCAGGTGGTGCAGGCAAAGCAGGTGGAGCGGCACGTCCGGCAGCAGGTCTCTGGATTTCTGGACTGTGCCCTGACTCAGAGCTTTGCCTTCAGCCGCAGAGCCGACTTGCATACGGACTCCCTGGGCCACTTCCTGAAGGGAGGCTCCGTCCCGTCCGAGCTGGAGAAGTTGCACCTGAGCGGTAGCACTAACCTGCGGACAGCGGAGGCGCAGTTTGACTCGGACGCCACGGAGAGCAGCTCGGGGGGCGAGAGTGACGTGGAGGAAGAGGAGCTCTCCAGGGTGGACATTGAGCAGAGACACGTCAAACT GTGGAGAAGAGCAGAAGGACGATTCGCTCTGGAGAGAGCCTCCATCATAAGCCGCTGGACGTGGCTGCAGGCCCACATATCGGACCTGGAGTACCGCATCCGCCAGCAGGCCGACATCTACCGGCAGATCCGCACAAGCAAG GGCTCTGTGGAGCTGGGAGACACTGCCACCTCAGGCCAGACCAGGGCAGATAAAGCAGACCCCCTGTCCACCCAGAGTGCCGCAGAGGGTCTCAGCCAGTTCAGCAGGTCTCAGACTGACCG tgGCATGACTGAGGTTTCTGCCTCCGACAGCAGCTGCACGTCTGCCCGCGTTCGGCCTCTGACCAGCTGCAAACGACGGCGCCTTATTCAACCCAGCACGGTCCAGAACCTCAACGGCAAG GTACAGAGAGTGTGTTGTTCTCCGACGAGACAGTGTGACGTGAACGCCTCCTGCGTGATGTGTGGGGGCGACCGCCTCCCGTCCAAAGCAGAACTGCCGTATGAGCGCCCTCTGGTGGAGAGGGTGGCCCTCCACGACCCCAACATTCATCCCACGCTCTCCCTGCCGTCAG ACATGCCTCTCTGTGTGCAGTTCCAGAGAGTGCTGAAGTCCCACTGGCAGACTCGGCgtgtagagaaactgaagccTACGAAAAAGATCTCGCTCAAACACAAGGTCTCCCTCTTCTCCTCGTCTTCATCAACGTCCGCACTGTCCAAACACAAGTTCAGGCTCTCCAACTCGCACATGGCTGCAGTTA GGTTGTCTCGTCATAAGAGCAGGTCCGAGAAGGCGCGGAGGCAGCAGGCTGAGGGCAGCGTGCATGTGCCTGCGCTGGACACGCACACCACacctcccacacacaccccctgCAGGACGGAGCGCCTGCTGGACAGGAGCCTGAACCGCAAGAGGACCAGAGAGCACTCGCTGGACAGAACCGAGT CCCCTAAGCTGCTGATGGACGCGGGAAGCCCCTGTCCGTCTCAGTCCAGCACACAGCCGTCCACCCCAAGCTCCCTGAGCAGACAGCTGTCCCTCCCCACAGACATCTCCACGCCGCTGGCCTCCAGCAGCCAGCCTGGCTCTGGCTCCGGCTCCATG CCAATACGAAAGAGGAGAAGTGAAAACTCGTTTGACATCAACAACATAGTCATCCCCATGTCCGTGGCGGCCACTACCAGAGTGGAGAAGCTTCAGTACAAGGAGATCATCACACCAAG TTGGAGGGAGGTGGATGTGCTCTCCAGACCTCTCTGCGATGAGGATGAAGACGAAAACGTAGAG GTGGAGGACGTGTCTGACGCTGCTTTCTCGCAGCTCCATCAGAAGTATGAGGATCAGGAGCGCTCTCGCTGGAGGTGGACAGCTCAGACGCCAGCCACGAGGAGAGGCAGCAG GTCGTACAAGTCTTTGGATGGGCGGACTACGCCGTCTCTGAGCGGCACAAACCCGTCGACCCCTCAGCCGTCGTCCCCGGACACCGGGCACTTCCACCTGCTGCAGGATTACGGCCCCGTCCCATCCCCTCTGAGCCCTCCCAGCCCTGATACGCCCTGCTCCCGCGacgcacacacacctcactcaAGAGACGCCCACCGGCTGGGTTACAGCGAGGACACGCGCTGCTCCACACCAGACTGCACTTACGAGGAGAAG ACGGTGCAGCCGTGGGAGCACAGGAGTTTCCCCCTCTCCGAGGACCCAGTCGCGGAGCCCCAGACGGAGCCGACTCCCCACCACCAGAGACTCCCCCTGGGCCTTCGGACCACCAGCCACTGCAGAGCCGGCTCAGAAAGCGAAGCTTCTTCACCGTGA
- the kansl1a gene encoding KAT8 regulatory NSL complex subunit 1 isoform X1 gives MWQFLWGVPSIQWSGPSKNAPRKDIGEPWWTGVRVLGTQGSQVLIEVPSTSQPAGLKGSDAHVSPSGHASYHRTSPEVLWSSCLEWSDLLWWHKRDCHSIRLSRWAGVPERRSRLVLPFPQPCMAAMAPALTDAPAEARHIRLKLAAASSGLSPGSAENNGNATNLLLSSSVSASTATAANGKRRLPPDSEDGCRSCCCNGKGQPQEPLSLGKLQPLVASYLCSDVAPVAKESLKVQGVLKSHSLLNGSLFHGAEGGDFLLRKALSGGGQAKGLVNGRRAVGTGGSAMVPVNGLAKKAAVPSTALPEKGCVATVNGDNTKPPTSGEALLPLSSKSGDVMPLISAPRGDGKHQRESLDVFSRAPEDTGLAPHSLEVKSEAGCPPSCGRLQSSRSRALTETSSDSTDRLEDPQASQAPRCPSPTSSLNLEALLQERAQQSRRRHTDLSGRLQRLCKRLQVVQAKQVERHVRQQVSGFLDCALTQSFAFSRRADLHTDSLGHFLKGGSVPSELEKLHLSGSTNLRTAEAQFDSDATESSSGGESDVEEEELSRVDIEQRHVKLWRRAEGRFALERASIISRWTWLQAHISDLEYRIRQQADIYRQIRTSKGSVELGDTATSGQTRADKADPLSTQSAAEGLSQFSRSQTDRSVNSFLHSGMTEVSASDSSCTSARVRPLTSCKRRRLIQPSTVQNLNGKVQRVCCSPTRQCDVNASCVMCGGDRLPSKAELPYERPLVERVALHDPNIHPTLSLPSDMPLCVQFQRVLKSHWQTRRVEKLKPTKKISLKHKVSLFSSSSSTSALSKHKFRLSNSHMAAVRLSRHKSRSEKARRQQAEGSVHVPALDTHTTPPTHTPCRTERLLDRSLNRKRTREHSLDRTESPKLLMDAGSPCPSQSSTQPSTPSSLSRQLSLPTDISTPLASSSQPGSGSGSMPIRKRRSENSFDINNIVIPMSVAATTRVEKLQYKEIITPSWREVDVLSRPLCDEDEDENVEVEDVSDAAFSQLHQKYEDQERSRWRWTAQTPATRRGSRSYKSLDGRTTPSLSGTNPSTPQPSSPDTGHFHLLQDYGPVPSPLSPPSPDTPCSRDAHTPHSRDAHRLGYSEDTRCSTPDCTYEEKTVQPWEHRSFPLSEDPVAEPQTEPTPHHQRLPLGLRTTSHCRAGSESEASSP, from the exons atgtggCAGttcctgtggggtgttcccagcatccagtggtcaggaccttccaaaaatgctccaaggaaggatatTGGTGAACCCTGGTGGACTGGCGTCAGGGTtctgggcacccaaggctcacagGTGCTCATCGAGGTCCCGTCCACCTCACAACCCgcagggcttaaaggatctgatGCCCATGTTAGTCCTAGTGGTCACGCCAGCTACCACAGGACAtctccagaggtcttgtggagttcatgtctcgaatggtcagatctgttgtggtggcacaagaggGACTGtcacagtattag GCTCAGTAGGTGGGCCGGTGTCCCGGAGCGGAGGAGCAGGCTGGTGTTGCCCTTTCCCCAGCCCTGCATGGCTGCGATGGCGCCCGCTCTGACCGACGCCCCAGCCGAAGCCCGCCACATCCGCTTGAAGCTGGCCGCTGCCTCCTCCGGTCTCTCCCCCGGCAGCGCTGAGAACAACGGCAACGCCACCAATCTCCTCCTGTCCTCTTCCGTCTCCGCCTCCACTGCCACAGCCGCGAACGGCAAGCGCCGCCTCCCGCCGGACTCCGAGGACGGCTGCCGGAGCTGCTGTTGCAACGGCAAGGGCCAGCCGCAAGAGCCCCTGAGCCTGGGCAAGCTGCAGCCGCTGGTGGCGTCCTACCTGTGCTCGGATGTGGCGCCTGTGGCGAAGGAGTCTCTGAAGGTGCAGGGTGTCCTGAAGAGCCACAGCCTGCTGAACGGCTCGCTGTTCCACGGCGCTGAGGGTGGAGATTTCCTGCTGCGGAAGGCGCTGAGCGGAGGCGGACAGGCGAAGGGACTAGTCAACGGAAGAAGAGCAGTAGGAACAGGGGGGAGCGCCATGGTTCCTGTTAACGGCCTAGCCAAAAAAGCGGCCGTGCCCAGCACGGCTCTGCCTGAGAAAGGTTGCGTTGCCACGGTGAACGGAGACAACACGAAACCTCCGACCAGCGGCGAAGCTTTGCTGCCCCTGTCGTCGAAGTCGGGAGATGTCATGCCTTTGATTTCTGCACCGCGGGGTGACGGCAAACACCAGAGGGAGTCGTTGGACGTCTTTAGTCGAGCGCCAGAGGACACGGGTCTTGCCCCGCACAGTTTGGAGGTGAAATCCGAAGCGGGCTGCCCGCCCTCTTGTGGCCGGTTACAATCTTCCAGATCCAGAGCGCTTACGGAAACGAGCAGCGACAGCACTGACCGCCTCGAAGACCCCCAGGCTTCCCAAGCCCCTCGCTGCCCTtcccccacctcctccctcAACCTGGAGGCTCTGCTGCAGGAGCGGGCCCAGCAGAGCCGACGCAGGCACACGGACCTCTCGGGGCGGCTGCAGCGCCTCTGTAAAAGACTGCAGGTGGTGCAGGCAAAGCAGGTGGAGCGGCACGTCCGGCAGCAGGTCTCTGGATTTCTGGACTGTGCCCTGACTCAGAGCTTTGCCTTCAGCCGCAGAGCCGACTTGCATACGGACTCCCTGGGCCACTTCCTGAAGGGAGGCTCCGTCCCGTCCGAGCTGGAGAAGTTGCACCTGAGCGGTAGCACTAACCTGCGGACAGCGGAGGCGCAGTTTGACTCGGACGCCACGGAGAGCAGCTCGGGGGGCGAGAGTGACGTGGAGGAAGAGGAGCTCTCCAGGGTGGACATTGAGCAGAGACACGTCAAACT GTGGAGAAGAGCAGAAGGACGATTCGCTCTGGAGAGAGCCTCCATCATAAGCCGCTGGACGTGGCTGCAGGCCCACATATCGGACCTGGAGTACCGCATCCGCCAGCAGGCCGACATCTACCGGCAGATCCGCACAAGCAAG GGCTCTGTGGAGCTGGGAGACACTGCCACCTCAGGCCAGACCAGGGCAGATAAAGCAGACCCCCTGTCCACCCAGAGTGCCGCAGAGGGTCTCAGCCAGTTCAGCAGGTCTCAGACTGACCGGTCAGTGAACAGCTTCCTCCACAG tgGCATGACTGAGGTTTCTGCCTCCGACAGCAGCTGCACGTCTGCCCGCGTTCGGCCTCTGACCAGCTGCAAACGACGGCGCCTTATTCAACCCAGCACGGTCCAGAACCTCAACGGCAAG GTACAGAGAGTGTGTTGTTCTCCGACGAGACAGTGTGACGTGAACGCCTCCTGCGTGATGTGTGGGGGCGACCGCCTCCCGTCCAAAGCAGAACTGCCGTATGAGCGCCCTCTGGTGGAGAGGGTGGCCCTCCACGACCCCAACATTCATCCCACGCTCTCCCTGCCGTCAG ACATGCCTCTCTGTGTGCAGTTCCAGAGAGTGCTGAAGTCCCACTGGCAGACTCGGCgtgtagagaaactgaagccTACGAAAAAGATCTCGCTCAAACACAAGGTCTCCCTCTTCTCCTCGTCTTCATCAACGTCCGCACTGTCCAAACACAAGTTCAGGCTCTCCAACTCGCACATGGCTGCAGTTA GGTTGTCTCGTCATAAGAGCAGGTCCGAGAAGGCGCGGAGGCAGCAGGCTGAGGGCAGCGTGCATGTGCCTGCGCTGGACACGCACACCACacctcccacacacaccccctgCAGGACGGAGCGCCTGCTGGACAGGAGCCTGAACCGCAAGAGGACCAGAGAGCACTCGCTGGACAGAACCGAGT CCCCTAAGCTGCTGATGGACGCGGGAAGCCCCTGTCCGTCTCAGTCCAGCACACAGCCGTCCACCCCAAGCTCCCTGAGCAGACAGCTGTCCCTCCCCACAGACATCTCCACGCCGCTGGCCTCCAGCAGCCAGCCTGGCTCTGGCTCCGGCTCCATG CCAATACGAAAGAGGAGAAGTGAAAACTCGTTTGACATCAACAACATAGTCATCCCCATGTCCGTGGCGGCCACTACCAGAGTGGAGAAGCTTCAGTACAAGGAGATCATCACACCAAG TTGGAGGGAGGTGGATGTGCTCTCCAGACCTCTCTGCGATGAGGATGAAGACGAAAACGTAGAG GTGGAGGACGTGTCTGACGCTGCTTTCTCGCAGCTCCATCAGAAGTATGAGGATCAGGAGCGCTCTCGCTGGAGGTGGACAGCTCAGACGCCAGCCACGAGGAGAGGCAGCAG GTCGTACAAGTCTTTGGATGGGCGGACTACGCCGTCTCTGAGCGGCACAAACCCGTCGACCCCTCAGCCGTCGTCCCCGGACACCGGGCACTTCCACCTGCTGCAGGATTACGGCCCCGTCCCATCCCCTCTGAGCCCTCCCAGCCCTGATACGCCCTGCTCCCGCGacgcacacacacctcactcaAGAGACGCCCACCGGCTGGGTTACAGCGAGGACACGCGCTGCTCCACACCAGACTGCACTTACGAGGAGAAG ACGGTGCAGCCGTGGGAGCACAGGAGTTTCCCCCTCTCCGAGGACCCAGTCGCGGAGCCCCAGACGGAGCCGACTCCCCACCACCAGAGACTCCCCCTGGGCCTTCGGACCACCAGCCACTGCAGAGCCGGCTCAGAAAGCGAAGCTTCTTCACCGTGA